The sequence below is a genomic window from Labrys wisconsinensis.
CAGTGCCGTCGCACTGGCCAAGCACGTAATCGCGCGGATGACGGGCGCCGGTGCGCCACTCACCGGGACGGGCGCCGAGCCCGAAGCGGCCGGATACGAAGAGTGCGGCAAGGTCGTTCGCCGCCGACCCGCTCGTCATCGACGCTGCCATGAGACCCCCTCACATCGCCGCCGCATTCGGCCCCGGGGCCGACCATTTTAGGGTGCACTGCAGTATCATATTAAGGGTGTGGCAAAATCGTGGATGAGAAGCTGAACTGACGAATGAAAGGGTACATGCGCCAAAAGCGTCATTTCCAGTCGGCCCGGCCATCGCCGGGCACGCAGAGGAAGCCGCTGTCGACCCGCAGGACTCCGACATGACACAGCGAAGCCCGTGCAGCTATCTAGCCGCGACTTCGCACTTGCGGCACAAGCTGTCGCTGATATCGTGACCGCCATCCCTCAACGTTGGTCGGAGCGGAGATGCATCCAGCAGGAAGAACGACGACGAGCACGTCGCCTTTGTCTTCGGGCTCGTGGTGTGCCAGGCGATCCCACCCACCTCGCCGGCCCTGCGGATCATTGAACGGTCCGGTGGCATCCCGATCGCCGGTGCTCGCTCTCTGCGTCGGAGAAAAGGCCACCGGGTGACGGGATCATACGCGTCGGCACGGAGGGGGCCATGCGGCGTGTCGATGCCGCGACGAGTTCGCCGCGGTGCCCTTCGCGGTCCAGAGCGACCATCTCGATCTCAAGGAGCATCAAATCGAATCATAGGACGTCGCCGACGACGCGGGCAGCGCCCGCCGGCGGCTGGGGCCACTGTCTGCGGTGAGTCGAGGCAACCGGTGCAGGCCAGCGATTGGCATGTGATGTGCAGCTCCAATATAGTCGCCGCCGCATTGTCGTCGCCTGTCACCGATATTTCGATTTAAATCTGTTTGGAGCCATGGATATCTCCCCGAAGGACGAGCCGAGTGCTCACAAGCTGCGTATCCAGCAGCTGACCAATGACGGCCTGGACGGATTCTACCGTTCCGCCGAGCACCTGAAGACCACGATCGAGCCCGGCGAGTTCGTCCCCCCGCCTAAGCCGATGCTGGGTTCGATCGGCTGCAAGAAGGAATTCACCCGCAAGCACGACCGGGTGACCGGCCACCTGAACGGCTCCGGCTTCTACTCGGTCGACGATTGCTACATCGGCAAATGCGGAACGCTGCTGGACCGCGAGCGCAAGGTCCTGTGGGCCGACGACCTCGTCTCGGCCTATTGGATGTGGTTCCTCGGCAAGATGATCACGCGCGAGGTGGTGATCGGCAACCCGGTGAAGCCCAGCGCCATCGGCAGCTTCATCGGCGGCTCGAACGCGGCGCTCCGCGAGATCGACGACGACATGCCGATCGTCTGCCTGGCCAAGCCCGGCGTACGGGTCTACGGCCATTGGATCCTGGACACGCTGCCGCTGGTCTGGAACTTCTTCGAGGCGGTGAAGGCCGGCCATATCGGCAAGCCCTACAAGTTCCTCGTCAGCTCGACGACGCCGCGTTGGGCGCTCAGCTTCCTCAACCTCCTGTTCGGCATCGGGCCGGACGACATCATCACCTATGACGACGACAAGGAGATCCTGCACCTGCGCCACGCCATCGTTCCCGGCCTGCTGCGCGTCAGCCCGCTCATCTCGCGCCGGATGAACGATTTCGTCGCCTACACGCTGGACGTTGCCCGCCACAAGGCGCCGGAGGCGTTCGCGCGCACGGATCTGCCCGAGCGCATCTTCATCTCCCGGGCCGATTTCGCTGCCGACGGCAACCGCCTACTGCTCAACCACGAAGCCGTGACGAGGGCGGTGGTCGAGACCGGCCTGGTGCCGATGATGCCCGAACGGCTGTCATGGCCGGAACAGCTCGCCCTGTT
It includes:
- a CDS encoding glycosyltransferase family 61 protein, yielding MDISPKDEPSAHKLRIQQLTNDGLDGFYRSAEHLKTTIEPGEFVPPPKPMLGSIGCKKEFTRKHDRVTGHLNGSGFYSVDDCYIGKCGTLLDRERKVLWADDLVSAYWMWFLGKMITREVVIGNPVKPSAIGSFIGGSNAALREIDDDMPIVCLAKPGVRVYGHWILDTLPLVWNFFEAVKAGHIGKPYKFLVSSTTPRWALSFLNLLFGIGPDDIITYDDDKEILHLRHAIVPGLLRVSPLISRRMNDFVAYTLDVARHKAPEAFARTDLPERIFISRADFAADGNRLLLNHEAVTRAVVETGLVPMMPERLSWPEQLALFSKARIVSGEYGSGLHNAMFGGPDCISIVFASLKMNWTQSAIVGIRGQDSIYVQPSRQERTGTANGIIYEISPASIAQAVAIAGAEEARRAASGAHRLEAALS